One genomic region from Yersinia canariae encodes:
- a CDS encoding PatA/PatG family cyanobactin maturation protease has translation MGMDNTNYEIYSDESNLNTLQNLGESGKDIKIGIIDGLIEKNHPILNHLNIHYSFVSEEKQTTHGTAVCSIVGGKGVGIAENVEVYNIPVFHEDSQGELQGCSELTLAKAINEARQQGCHIINISGASLSVNGRGSDDLRKAVNHCQQAGILIIAAVGNEGIDQESLPASLDSVLAVGACDKNGYPAKFNNFGHKLRKKMLLAPGVSMPAAITGHNISLVSGSSFAAPVITGFSALIMRALSLHGNNQAAKVVNRLLFKTATKLQSPVLERQIFTLHRLNISSLLQRVQQELTLHQQNRNAIMPTEDSIITPSSTDLYSTPENVITPAIEANESYIIEASNLSSQPQSSSLTLPKINDSAANNYVHAPINRIKPQADFDARHVRHQEKVFLIGTIGYDFGTEARLDYFTQVMGNGQGHPFDPQQMAKHLVAGDNIEQSDALIWVLKVDGIPVYAIKPDSQFAVLEYARIVNFLNDQEEEGVERVSVSGIITGETRLFNGQVIPTVSPVLRGMFNWKSRDLAELVMGKDALGTPKTDELMNFINRIYYELRNRGYDSHERAINYAATNAYQMREVFDDAYKESLFLNTISAAVSPVSRPDSDCWDVVLEFFNPKERLTTARKLYRYTIDVSDIMPVTIGTLRSWYVY, from the coding sequence ATGGGGATGGATAACACAAATTATGAAATTTACTCAGACGAATCTAACCTTAACACTCTTCAGAATTTAGGTGAGTCAGGAAAAGATATTAAAATAGGCATCATCGACGGCTTAATAGAAAAAAACCATCCTATTCTAAACCATCTGAATATTCATTATTCATTTGTGAGTGAAGAAAAGCAAACCACACACGGTACTGCGGTATGCAGCATTGTGGGAGGGAAAGGTGTTGGAATTGCTGAAAATGTTGAGGTTTACAATATTCCAGTATTCCATGAGGACTCGCAGGGAGAATTACAGGGATGTTCTGAGTTAACACTTGCCAAAGCAATTAATGAAGCTCGCCAGCAAGGATGCCATATTATTAATATTAGTGGTGCATCATTATCGGTAAATGGTCGTGGCTCTGATGATTTGCGCAAGGCGGTAAATCATTGTCAACAAGCTGGAATACTGATTATTGCAGCGGTAGGAAATGAAGGTATTGACCAAGAATCATTACCTGCCTCTTTAGATTCGGTATTAGCAGTCGGTGCTTGTGATAAAAATGGATATCCAGCCAAATTTAATAATTTTGGTCATAAATTACGAAAAAAAATGTTGTTAGCACCTGGGGTATCAATGCCCGCAGCCATAACAGGTCACAATATTTCTCTGGTTTCTGGCAGTAGTTTTGCTGCACCTGTTATCACCGGATTTTCTGCATTAATTATGCGGGCGCTCTCCTTACATGGAAATAATCAGGCAGCAAAGGTGGTCAATAGATTGTTATTTAAAACCGCCACAAAGTTACAGTCGCCTGTTTTAGAACGCCAGATATTTACATTGCATCGGCTTAATATTTCATCGTTACTCCAGCGCGTACAACAAGAGTTAACACTCCACCAACAAAATAGGAATGCCATTATGCCAACTGAAGATAGTATTATTACTCCATCATCAACTGATTTATATTCTACACCTGAAAATGTGATAACTCCCGCAATTGAAGCAAACGAGAGTTATATTATTGAAGCATCAAATTTATCTTCTCAGCCGCAAAGCTCGAGTTTAACTTTACCCAAAATTAATGATTCGGCAGCCAATAACTATGTCCATGCTCCTATAAATAGAATTAAACCACAGGCTGACTTTGATGCGCGTCATGTTCGTCATCAGGAAAAAGTCTTTCTGATTGGAACTATTGGTTATGACTTTGGAACAGAAGCGCGATTAGATTATTTCACTCAAGTTATGGGTAATGGCCAAGGTCATCCTTTTGACCCGCAACAGATGGCAAAACATCTGGTAGCCGGGGATAATATTGAACAATCCGATGCATTAATTTGGGTACTAAAAGTTGATGGGATTCCTGTTTATGCTATAAAACCCGATTCGCAGTTTGCCGTATTGGAATATGCACGAATAGTCAACTTTTTGAATGATCAAGAAGAAGAGGGAGTAGAACGTGTTTCAGTTTCGGGAATAATCACTGGGGAAACACGCCTCTTTAATGGGCAAGTCATTCCAACCGTAAGCCCAGTATTGCGCGGTATGTTTAATTGGAAATCTCGTGACTTAGCTGAATTGGTCATGGGTAAAGATGCCCTGGGCACGCCAAAAACTGATGAGTTAATGAACTTTATTAATCGTATTTACTACGAATTACGTAATCGCGGTTATGACTCCCATGAACGTGCAATTAATTATGCGGCAACCAATGCCTACCAAATGCGTGAGGTTTTTGACGATGCCTATAAAGAATCTTTATTTCTTAATACAATAAGTGCTGCGGTAAGCCCGGTAAGTCGTCCTGATTCAGACTGTTGGGATGTAGTATTAGAATTCTTTAATCCTAAAGAAAGATTGACTACTGCCCGTAAGTTATATCGCTACACTATCGATGTAAGCGATATTATGCCGGTAACAATTGGAACATTACGCAGTTGGTATGTCTATTAA
- a CDS encoding DNA/RNA non-specific endonuclease, with translation MKLNLIKLLPVLLLTACTTTNQPTTPESTLSAPIVTEQNLATATIDNCLVGCPTGGSNQTLIRNVYTLNNNSHTKFANWVAYKVTKNSQASNHPRKWAQDPDLLDSDTLAPADYTDANKKLAVDRGHQAPLSLLAGNKDSQALNYLSNITPQKAALNQGAWVRLEDQERNLANRPDVTAVYSVTGPLFERHIATLPAKPTVEIPSGYWKVIFIGTSPDKGQYAAFLMDQDTPRSANFCDYQVTVDTIEAKTNPQLTIWPNLPADVAQIIKSRKGTLAKTIGCN, from the coding sequence ATGAAACTTAATCTGATTAAACTTCTACCTGTTCTTTTATTGACTGCATGCACAACAACAAATCAACCTACAACGCCCGAAAGCACACTATCAGCGCCTATCGTTACAGAGCAAAATTTGGCTACAGCGACTATTGATAACTGTCTTGTCGGCTGCCCGACCGGTGGTAGTAATCAAACACTTATCCGTAACGTATATACGCTGAACAATAACAGTCATACCAAATTTGCAAATTGGGTCGCATATAAAGTCACAAAAAATAGTCAGGCTAGCAACCACCCACGTAAATGGGCACAAGATCCCGACTTGCTAGACTCAGATACATTGGCACCGGCAGATTATACTGATGCTAATAAAAAATTGGCCGTAGATCGCGGGCATCAAGCTCCGTTGAGCTTACTCGCTGGTAACAAGGATTCGCAGGCGCTTAATTATTTGTCAAATATCACGCCACAGAAAGCAGCGTTAAACCAAGGTGCATGGGTGAGGCTCGAAGATCAAGAGCGCAATTTGGCTAATCGCCCAGATGTTACGGCAGTCTATTCCGTTACCGGCCCCTTATTTGAACGCCACATTGCCACACTGCCAGCGAAACCGACTGTCGAAATCCCCAGCGGATATTGGAAGGTCATTTTTATCGGCACATCCCCAGATAAAGGCCAGTATGCTGCATTCCTGATGGATCAAGATACGCCCAGATCTGCTAATTTTTGCGATTATCAAGTTACCGTTGATACCATCGAAGCAAAAACAAATCCTCAACTGACTATCTGGCCAAATTTGCCCGCTGATGTTGCCCAAATAATTAAGTCACGGAAAGGAACACTGGCTAAAACGATCGGATGCAATTAA
- the gpmA gene encoding 2,3-diphosphoglycerate-dependent phosphoglycerate mutase codes for MAVTKLVLVRHGESQWNNENRFTGWYDVDLSEKGRTEAKAAGKLLKDEGFTFDFAYTSVLKRAIHTLWSILDELDQAWLPTEKTWKLNERHYGALQGLDKSETAAKYGDDQVKLWRRGFAITPPALDKSDERFPGHDPRYAKLTDAELPTTESLALTIDRVIPYWEEVIKPRIASGERVIIAAHGNSLRALVKYLDNLDEDEILELNIPTGVPLVYEFDENFKPIKHYYLGNADEIAAKAAAVANQGKAK; via the coding sequence ATGGCAGTAACAAAGCTGGTTCTGGTACGTCACGGCGAAAGTCAATGGAACAACGAAAACCGCTTTACGGGTTGGTATGACGTTGATTTGTCTGAGAAAGGCCGTACCGAAGCAAAAGCAGCTGGCAAGCTGTTGAAAGATGAAGGTTTTACTTTTGATTTCGCATACACCTCAGTATTAAAACGCGCTATCCATACCTTGTGGAGCATCCTGGACGAACTGGATCAAGCTTGGCTTCCAACAGAAAAAACGTGGAAACTGAATGAGCGCCATTACGGCGCATTGCAAGGTCTGGATAAATCAGAAACTGCGGCTAAATACGGTGATGATCAAGTTAAACTTTGGCGTCGCGGCTTTGCCATCACCCCTCCAGCGCTGGATAAAAGTGATGAGCGCTTCCCTGGCCATGACCCACGTTATGCAAAATTAACCGATGCTGAGCTGCCAACGACTGAAAGCCTGGCGCTAACTATCGACCGTGTTATCCCTTACTGGGAAGAAGTCATCAAACCACGCATTGCCAGCGGTGAGCGCGTTATTATCGCCGCCCACGGTAACTCTTTGCGTGCTCTGGTTAAATATCTGGATAACCTGGACGAAGATGAAATCCTTGAGTTGAACATCCCAACAGGCGTGCCTTTGGTGTATGAGTTTGATGAAAACTTCAAACCAATCAAACACTACTATCTGGGTAATGCTGATGAAATCGCGGCTAAAGCAGCTGCGGTGGCGAATCAGGGTAAAGCAAAGTAA
- the aroG gene encoding 3-deoxy-7-phosphoheptulonate synthase AroG, with product MNYLNDDLRINEIKELLPPVALLEKFPASNNAAETVSKTRTAIHNILRAQDDRLLVVIGPCSIHDTQAAKEYAVRLLALRKELQGELEVVMRVYFEKPRTTVGWKGLINDPHMDGSYNINDGLRIARKLLLDINESGLPAAGEFLDMITPQYLADLMSWGAIGARTTESQVHRELASGLSCPVGFKNGTDGTIKVAIDAINAASAPHCFLSVTKWGHSAIVNTAGNDDCHIILRGGKEPNYSSSHVAAVKEGLSKAGLEPQIMIDFSHANSCKQFKKQMEVGTDVCRQIAQGEKSIMGVMIESHLVEGNQNLESGDPLTYGKSVTDACIGWEDTEVLLRQLSNAVKARRQ from the coding sequence ATGAATTACCTGAATGATGACCTACGGATTAATGAAATTAAGGAACTCCTGCCCCCTGTCGCTCTGTTAGAGAAATTTCCAGCCAGCAACAATGCAGCGGAGACTGTCTCCAAAACCCGCACTGCTATTCACAATATCTTGCGCGCTCAGGATGATCGTCTGTTGGTCGTGATTGGCCCATGCTCAATTCATGATACCCAGGCCGCCAAAGAATATGCGGTTCGCTTGCTGGCATTGCGTAAAGAACTACAAGGCGAGCTTGAAGTGGTGATGCGAGTGTATTTTGAAAAGCCGCGTACCACAGTGGGTTGGAAAGGTCTGATTAACGATCCGCATATGGATGGAAGCTACAACATCAATGATGGTCTGCGTATTGCTCGTAAGTTGCTATTAGACATTAACGAGAGTGGTTTGCCGGCTGCGGGTGAGTTTCTGGATATGATTACCCCGCAATACTTGGCTGACCTGATGAGCTGGGGAGCTATTGGTGCTCGCACCACTGAATCACAGGTTCACCGTGAACTGGCCTCTGGCCTGTCTTGCCCGGTTGGTTTCAAAAATGGCACCGACGGCACCATTAAAGTGGCTATTGATGCTATCAATGCTGCCAGCGCGCCACACTGCTTCTTGTCGGTGACTAAATGGGGCCACTCAGCGATTGTTAACACTGCCGGTAATGATGATTGCCATATCATTCTGCGCGGCGGCAAAGAGCCAAATTACAGCAGCTCACATGTTGCAGCGGTGAAAGAAGGGTTAAGCAAAGCTGGCCTGGAACCACAAATCATGATTGATTTCAGCCATGCTAACAGTTGCAAGCAGTTTAAAAAGCAAATGGAAGTCGGAACTGATGTTTGCCGTCAGATTGCTCAGGGTGAAAAATCCATTATGGGCGTGATGATTGAAAGCCATCTGGTGGAGGGCAACCAGAATCTGGAAAGTGGTGATCCGCTGACTTACGGCAAGAGTGTCACAGATGCTTGTATTGGCTGGGAAGACACCGAAGTGTTGCTGCGCCAGTTATCAAATGCAGTTAAAGCGCGTCGCCAGTAA
- the zitB gene encoding CDF family zinc transporter ZitB, producing the protein MSASSFFPQDSNSKRLLIAFAVTTVFMIAEAIGGWLSGSLALLADAGHMLTDSAALFIALMAVHFSQRKPDSRHTFGYLRLTTLAAFVNAAALLLIVVLIFWEAVRRFFTPHEVMGGPMLIIAIAGLCANIFCFWILHRGEEEKNINVRAAALHVMGDLLGSVGAIVAAIVILTTGWTPIDPILSVLVSVLVLRSAWRLLKESFHELLEGAPQEIDIDKLRKDLCSSIYEVRNVHHVHLWQVGDQRLMTLHVQVIPPQDNDELLQRIQHHLLHHYHIGHATIQMEYQHCEAPDCGIHQTVSSGEHHHHH; encoded by the coding sequence ATGTCTGCATCATCATTTTTCCCGCAAGACAGCAACAGCAAGCGCCTGTTGATAGCCTTCGCTGTCACGACAGTGTTTATGATAGCCGAGGCCATTGGTGGCTGGCTATCTGGTTCACTGGCACTTTTAGCGGATGCCGGGCATATGCTGACAGATTCTGCTGCATTATTTATCGCCCTAATGGCAGTCCATTTTTCTCAGCGTAAGCCGGACTCTCGTCATACCTTTGGTTATTTGCGCCTCACCACTCTGGCCGCTTTTGTTAACGCCGCAGCATTATTGCTGATTGTGGTTCTGATTTTTTGGGAAGCGGTAAGGCGCTTTTTCACTCCCCATGAAGTGATGGGGGGGCCGATGTTAATCATCGCTATTGCAGGGTTATGTGCGAATATTTTCTGCTTCTGGATACTTCATCGCGGCGAGGAAGAAAAGAATATCAATGTGCGGGCCGCTGCCTTGCATGTTATGGGCGATTTGTTAGGTTCTGTCGGAGCTATCGTCGCAGCAATAGTTATCCTGACAACGGGCTGGACCCCTATAGATCCAATTTTGTCAGTATTAGTCTCGGTGTTAGTGCTGCGAAGTGCCTGGCGGTTGTTGAAAGAAAGTTTTCACGAGCTGTTGGAAGGTGCGCCACAGGAGATTGATATTGATAAATTGCGCAAAGACCTATGCTCCAGCATATATGAAGTGCGAAACGTCCATCACGTCCATTTATGGCAAGTCGGCGACCAACGGCTGATGACACTGCATGTGCAGGTGATCCCACCGCAGGATAATGATGAATTATTGCAACGAATTCAGCATCATCTGCTGCATCATTACCATATTGGCCATGCCACCATTCAAATGGAATACCAACACTGCGAAGCGCCGGATTGCGGCATTCATCAAACCGTTAGCTCTGGAGAACACCATCACCACCATTGA
- the pnuC gene encoding nicotinamide riboside transporter PnuC — protein MDFFSTSNILVHIPLGAGGYDLSWIEAIGTLFGLLCIWFASKEKIINYLFGLINVTLFAVIFFQIQLYASLLLQLFFFVANIYGWYAWSKQTSDNQAELKIRWLSLPKALAWGAVCVAGIALMTLHIDTVFAWLTRAAVTVMQSLGANVQMPELQPDAFPFWDSTMMVLSIVAMILMTRKYVENWLIWVVIDVISVAIFAYQGVYAMALEYVLLTLIALNGSWLWIKSAARNHSRPLSTQSD, from the coding sequence ATGGATTTCTTCAGTACGAGCAACATATTGGTGCATATCCCGCTGGGAGCGGGGGGATATGACCTTTCATGGATAGAAGCAATTGGGACGCTGTTTGGGTTGCTGTGTATCTGGTTTGCCAGCAAAGAGAAAATCATCAACTACCTGTTTGGTTTGATTAACGTGACATTGTTCGCGGTGATTTTTTTCCAGATTCAACTCTACGCTAGCTTGTTATTACAACTGTTCTTCTTTGTTGCCAATATTTATGGTTGGTATGCCTGGAGCAAACAAACTTCTGATAACCAAGCTGAATTGAAAATTCGTTGGCTATCTTTACCGAAAGCATTGGCTTGGGGCGCAGTTTGTGTGGCGGGTATCGCCTTGATGACGTTGCATATTGATACTGTATTTGCCTGGTTGACCCGCGCCGCAGTGACCGTGATGCAAAGTTTGGGAGCCAATGTCCAAATGCCTGAGTTGCAGCCGGATGCCTTCCCATTCTGGGACTCCACCATGATGGTCTTATCTATTGTGGCAATGATTTTGATGACCCGTAAGTATGTTGAAAACTGGCTGATTTGGGTGGTTATTGATGTCATCAGTGTGGCAATTTTTGCTTATCAGGGCGTTTATGCCATGGCGCTGGAATATGTATTACTGACACTGATTGCATTGAATGGCTCTTGGCTGTGGATCAAGAGTGCGGCGCGAAATCATTCACGCCCACTGTCCACCCAGAGTGATTAA
- the nadA gene encoding quinolinate synthase NadA, protein MSETFDVNAAIYPFPARPVPLDVDQKAFYREKIKTLLKQRDAVLVAHYYTDPEIQALAEETGGCVADSLEMARFGNNHPASTLLVAGVRFMGETAKILNPEKQVLMPTLNAECSLDLGCPADEFAAFCDSHPDRTVVVYANTSAAVKARADWVVTSSIAVELIEHLDSLGEKIIWAPDRHLGSYVQKKSGADVLCWQGACIVHDEFKTQALAQMKALHPDAAVLVHPESPQAVVDMADAVGSTSQLIQAAKTLPQKKLIVATDRGIFYKMQQACPDKELFEAPTAGEGATCRSCAHCPWMAMNGLRAIAEGLEQGGVMHEIHVDEKLRQQALIPLNRMLDFANQLKLQIKGNA, encoded by the coding sequence ATGAGCGAAACTTTTGATGTGAATGCGGCTATTTACCCTTTCCCAGCGCGGCCTGTCCCGCTGGATGTGGACCAAAAAGCCTTTTACCGTGAGAAAATCAAAACACTGCTGAAGCAACGCGATGCTGTGTTAGTCGCTCACTATTATACTGACCCCGAAATTCAGGCCTTGGCCGAAGAGACTGGCGGCTGTGTTGCCGATTCGCTGGAAATGGCGCGATTTGGTAACAACCACCCCGCGTCAACTTTGCTGGTCGCCGGCGTCCGTTTTATGGGGGAAACGGCCAAAATACTCAATCCTGAAAAGCAAGTATTAATGCCGACCCTCAATGCTGAATGTTCACTGGATTTAGGCTGCCCTGCTGATGAATTTGCTGCATTTTGCGACAGCCACCCTGACCGCACCGTCGTGGTGTACGCCAATACCTCGGCAGCCGTAAAAGCCCGGGCTGATTGGGTCGTCACTTCCAGTATTGCCGTTGAGCTAATTGAGCATCTCGATAGCTTGGGTGAGAAGATAATCTGGGCGCCGGATCGCCATCTGGGTAGCTACGTGCAGAAAAAGAGTGGTGCAGATGTATTGTGTTGGCAGGGGGCTTGTATCGTCCATGACGAGTTTAAGACCCAGGCGTTGGCCCAGATGAAAGCATTACATCCCGATGCTGCGGTGTTGGTTCACCCAGAGTCGCCACAAGCGGTAGTCGATATGGCTGATGCGGTCGGCTCAACCAGCCAACTGATTCAGGCGGCCAAAACACTGCCCCAGAAAAAACTGATCGTGGCAACGGATCGGGGCATTTTTTATAAAATGCAGCAGGCTTGCCCAGATAAAGAGTTATTTGAAGCACCGACAGCGGGCGAAGGTGCAACTTGCAGAAGCTGTGCGCATTGCCCGTGGATGGCGATGAATGGCCTCAGAGCGATTGCTGAGGGCCTGGAGCAGGGCGGAGTGATGCATGAGATACATGTTGATGAAAAATTGCGTCAGCAGGCGCTGATACCGCTAAATCGCATGTTGGATTTTGCCAACCAGTTGAAGCTCCAGATCAAAGGCAATGCGTAA
- the cpoB gene encoding cell division protein CpoB, giving the protein MNSNFRRHLVGLSLLVGVAVPWAATAQAPISNVGSGSVEDRVTQLERISNAHSQLLTQLQQQLSDSQRDVDSLRGQIQENQYQLNQIVERQKQIYQQMDALSSGQGASTAAPAAAGAATDNSAAGSSDTAASGAATATAAPAASTGDENSDYNAAVSLALEKKQYDQAITAFQGFVKQYPKSTYQPNANYWLGQLYYNKGKKDDAAYYYAVVVKNYPKSPKSSEAMFKVGVIMQDKGQSDKAKAVYQQVIKQYPNTDAAKQAQKRLSAL; this is encoded by the coding sequence ATGAACAGTAACTTCAGACGTCACTTAGTGGGTCTGTCGTTACTGGTTGGCGTAGCGGTCCCATGGGCCGCTACTGCCCAAGCGCCAATCAGTAATGTCGGCTCCGGCTCGGTAGAAGATCGGGTCACTCAACTTGAGCGTATTTCCAACGCTCACAGCCAACTATTAACTCAACTTCAGCAACAACTATCAGATTCACAACGTGATGTAGATAGTTTACGCGGTCAGATCCAAGAAAATCAGTATCAGCTCAATCAAATTGTTGAGCGGCAAAAACAGATCTATCAGCAGATGGATGCCCTGAGCAGTGGTCAGGGGGCTTCAACAGCAGCTCCTGCGGCTGCTGGCGCTGCAACAGATAATTCAGCGGCTGGGAGTTCTGATACTGCAGCTTCAGGCGCTGCTACGGCTACAGCGGCTCCTGCAGCAAGTACTGGTGATGAAAACAGCGATTATAATGCGGCCGTTTCGCTGGCTCTTGAGAAAAAGCAATATGATCAAGCGATCACTGCTTTCCAAGGTTTTGTGAAACAGTATCCAAAGTCGACTTACCAACCTAACGCCAATTATTGGTTAGGGCAGTTGTATTACAACAAAGGTAAGAAAGACGACGCTGCTTATTATTATGCTGTTGTTGTAAAGAATTATCCGAAGTCCCCAAAAAGTTCAGAAGCCATGTTTAAAGTTGGGGTGATCATGCAGGATAAAGGCCAAAGTGATAAAGCGAAGGCCGTTTATCAACAAGTGATCAAGCAATATCCCAACACTGATGCTGCTAAACAGGCACAGAAACGTTTATCTGCTCTTTAG
- the pal gene encoding peptidoglycan-associated lipoprotein Pal: MQLNKVLKGLMLALPVLAIAACSSNKSANNDQSGMGAGTGTENGSNLSSEEQARLQMQELQKNNIVYFGFDKYDIGSDFAQMLDAHAAFLRSNPSYKVVVEGHADERGTPEYNIALGERRANAVKMYLQGKGVSADQISIVSYGKEKPAVLGHDEAAFAKNRRAVLVY, from the coding sequence ATGCAACTGAACAAAGTGCTGAAAGGGCTGATGTTGGCATTGCCAGTTCTGGCTATCGCTGCTTGTAGTTCTAACAAAAGCGCAAATAATGACCAATCTGGCATGGGCGCTGGCACTGGTACAGAAAATGGCAGCAACCTGTCTTCCGAAGAGCAAGCGCGTCTTCAGATGCAAGAACTGCAAAAGAACAATATCGTTTACTTCGGTTTCGATAAATACGATATCGGTTCTGACTTCGCTCAAATGCTGGATGCACATGCTGCATTCCTGCGTAGCAACCCATCTTACAAAGTTGTTGTTGAAGGCCACGCGGATGAACGCGGTACGCCAGAATACAACATCGCGTTGGGCGAGCGTCGTGCTAATGCAGTGAAAATGTATCTGCAAGGTAAAGGCGTTTCTGCTGACCAGATCTCTATCGTTTCTTACGGTAAAGAAAAACCAGCAGTACTGGGCCATGACGAAGCAGCGTTCGCTAAAAACCGTCGTGCAGTTCTGGTTTACTAA
- the tolB gene encoding Tol-Pal system beta propeller repeat protein TolB has protein sequence MKQAFRVALGFLVLWASVLHAEVRIEITQGVDSARPIGVVPFKWMGPGTPPEEIGAIVGADLRNSGKFNPIDAARMPQQPSTAAEVTPAAWTALGIDAVVVGQVQPSADGSYVVSYQLVDTSGAAGSVLAQNQYKVTKQWLRYAAHTASDEVFEKLTGIKGAFRTRIAYVVQTNGGKFPHELRVSDYDGYNQFVVHRSPEPLMSPAWSADGSKIAYVTFESGKSALVIQTLANGAIRQVASFPRHNGAPAFSPDGSKLAFALSKSGSLNLYVMDLGSGQISQVTDGRSNNTEPSWFPDSQNLAYTSDQGGRPQVYKVNINGGAPQRITWEGSQNQNADVSPDGKFLVLVSSNGGAQHIAKQDLVTGAVQVLTDTFLDETPSIAPNGTMVIYSSTQGLGAVLQLVSTDGRFKARLPATDGQVKFPAWSPYL, from the coding sequence ATGAAGCAGGCATTTCGTGTTGCGCTAGGCTTTTTAGTTTTATGGGCTTCTGTTTTACACGCAGAAGTTCGAATTGAGATTACCCAAGGGGTAGACTCCGCTCGTCCAATTGGGGTTGTTCCATTCAAATGGATGGGGCCGGGTACACCACCTGAAGAAATCGGCGCTATTGTTGGCGCGGATTTACGTAACAGTGGCAAATTTAACCCAATTGATGCGGCTCGTATGCCACAGCAACCTTCTACTGCGGCGGAAGTCACGCCAGCGGCTTGGACGGCGTTGGGTATTGATGCTGTAGTTGTTGGTCAGGTGCAACCAAGTGCTGATGGTAGCTATGTGGTTTCTTACCAGTTAGTTGATACTTCTGGTGCGGCCGGTAGCGTTTTGGCGCAAAATCAGTATAAAGTGACCAAACAGTGGTTGCGTTATGCCGCGCATACTGCCAGCGATGAAGTATTTGAAAAGCTGACCGGGATTAAAGGTGCTTTCCGCACCCGTATTGCTTATGTGGTGCAAACCAACGGCGGCAAATTCCCACATGAATTGCGGGTTTCTGATTACGATGGCTACAATCAGTTTGTGGTTCACCGTTCTCCAGAGCCTTTGATGTCACCAGCCTGGTCTGCAGATGGTAGCAAAATTGCTTACGTCACTTTTGAGAGTGGCAAATCAGCACTGGTTATCCAGACGCTGGCTAATGGTGCAATTAGACAAGTGGCTTCATTCCCACGTCATAATGGTGCGCCAGCCTTCTCACCGGACGGTTCTAAACTGGCCTTCGCTTTGTCTAAAAGCGGTAGCTTGAACTTGTATGTTATGGACTTGGGCTCAGGCCAAATTAGTCAGGTAACTGATGGCCGTAGCAATAACACAGAACCAAGCTGGTTCCCGGATAGCCAAAATCTGGCTTATACCTCGGATCAGGGCGGTCGGCCACAAGTGTATAAAGTGAATATTAATGGCGGTGCGCCGCAGCGAATCACGTGGGAAGGTTCTCAGAACCAGAACGCAGATGTGAGTCCTGATGGTAAGTTCCTGGTATTGGTTAGTTCCAATGGTGGGGCACAACACATCGCTAAACAGGATCTAGTAACGGGAGCCGTTCAAGTGTTAACGGACACGTTCCTGGATGAAACGCCTAGTATCGCGCCTAACGGCACCATGGTTATCTATAGCTCGACACAAGGGCTGGGAGCCGTGTTACAGCTGGTCTCGACTGATGGGCGTTTCAAAGCGCGTCTTCCGGCAACTGATGGACAGGTCAAATTTCCTGCCTGGTCGCCGTATCTGTGA